The following coding sequences are from one Desulfosporosinus orientis DSM 765 window:
- a CDS encoding molybdopterin-dependent aldehyde oxidoreductase produces MIKKHVIINGNPQTLIVDGEVTLANVLRGQLHMTGTKIGCGKAQCGACSVIINGKVIRSCVTKMKRIPDEAVITTIEGVGTKEQLHPLQLAWMIHGAAQCGFCSPGFIVSAKQLLEENNNPSRDEVRDWFQKHRNACRCTGYKPLVDAVMTAAKLIRGEIKTEDLWEKLPSNGSIWGSNYIRPSALAKVTGTCDYGADLGVKMPCGTLQLKLVQAKVSHANIISIDTSEAEKMPGVYKVITHKDVKGKNRITGLITFPNNKGDGWDRPILCDEKVFQFGDAIAIVAADTAEHAQAAVDKVKVELEILPAYMSAPAAMADDAIEIHPGTPNVYWETKVIKGEETAPLMEKADVVVQDDFYVGRQPHLPIEPDVGFAYIDDEDRVVVHSKSIGIHLHHGMIAPGLGLEPDKLVIVQNPSGGTFGYKFSPTIEALLGVAALATGKPVFLEFDYYQQITYTGKRSPFFINLKYGATKEGKLVAMEADWSCDHGPYSEFGDLVTLRGSQFIGAGYMIPNIRSNGRTVCTNHAWGSAFRGYGSPQSLFATEVLMDELAEKLGLDPFELRYKNIYRPGDTTPTGCEPDVHSMVEIMDKLKPLYDTAKKKAEAESTADKKRGVGISLGVYGAGLDNPDGSEAWADYTETGVTIFNGWEDHGQGADMGTLATSHEALLPLGIKPEQIKLVMNDTSKVPNSGPAGGSRSQVMTGNAIKIACEELLKAIQKPDGTYRTYAEQVAAGLPTHFVGKYNTPAGYNGCDLETGQGVPFTTYMYAAFLSEVEVDVKTGKTKVLGMNGIFDIGTLANKLVVDGQMFGGMVQGIGLALSEDFEDLKKHIDLVSCGLPFIKDVPDKLVVDYVMTPREHGPFGASGAGEAPLTSPHASIINAITNACGVRITKLPALPEKVLAGLKAQ; encoded by the coding sequence ATGATCAAAAAACATGTCATTATCAACGGTAACCCTCAAACACTAATTGTTGATGGCGAAGTGACCCTAGCCAACGTCTTGCGGGGACAACTGCACATGACCGGAACGAAAATCGGATGCGGCAAAGCTCAATGCGGTGCTTGTTCTGTTATTATCAATGGGAAAGTTATTCGTTCCTGTGTTACAAAAATGAAAAGAATCCCAGACGAAGCCGTTATTACTACAATCGAAGGTGTGGGTACCAAGGAACAATTACATCCCCTGCAGCTTGCTTGGATGATTCATGGCGCTGCGCAATGTGGTTTCTGTAGTCCGGGATTCATTGTTTCAGCAAAACAACTTTTAGAGGAAAACAATAATCCTTCGAGAGATGAGGTTCGGGATTGGTTCCAAAAGCACAGAAATGCCTGCCGTTGTACAGGCTACAAGCCCTTGGTTGACGCGGTTATGACTGCAGCTAAGTTGATTCGCGGCGAGATAAAGACCGAAGATCTATGGGAAAAGCTGCCGTCCAATGGCTCAATCTGGGGCAGCAATTACATTCGTCCCTCCGCTTTGGCCAAGGTTACCGGTACATGTGACTATGGCGCTGATTTAGGGGTTAAAATGCCTTGCGGAACTCTGCAGTTGAAACTGGTTCAGGCTAAGGTTTCACATGCCAATATTATATCTATCGATACCTCTGAAGCTGAAAAAATGCCTGGTGTATATAAAGTTATCACTCATAAAGATGTTAAAGGCAAAAACCGGATTACCGGCTTAATCACCTTCCCGAATAACAAAGGGGATGGTTGGGACAGGCCGATCCTCTGCGACGAAAAAGTGTTCCAATTTGGTGACGCGATCGCCATTGTAGCTGCCGATACCGCTGAGCATGCTCAAGCTGCAGTTGACAAAGTTAAGGTAGAGTTGGAAATTCTCCCTGCCTATATGAGCGCCCCTGCAGCCATGGCAGACGATGCTATCGAGATTCATCCCGGAACGCCTAACGTTTATTGGGAAACCAAGGTGATTAAAGGCGAGGAAACAGCTCCTCTGATGGAAAAAGCAGATGTCGTCGTTCAAGACGATTTCTATGTAGGACGCCAGCCCCACCTGCCGATCGAGCCTGACGTTGGTTTTGCCTATATTGATGATGAGGACCGCGTAGTGGTTCATTCCAAGAGTATCGGCATTCATCTCCATCATGGTATGATTGCCCCGGGGCTCGGACTGGAGCCAGACAAATTGGTTATTGTACAAAATCCCTCTGGCGGAACCTTTGGTTATAAGTTCAGCCCAACCATAGAAGCCTTACTAGGGGTAGCTGCGTTGGCTACAGGTAAACCTGTATTCCTGGAGTTTGACTACTATCAACAAATTACTTACACAGGGAAACGTTCGCCGTTCTTTATCAATCTTAAATACGGGGCTACTAAAGAAGGTAAACTGGTTGCCATGGAAGCCGATTGGAGCTGCGATCATGGTCCGTATTCCGAGTTTGGCGATCTGGTTACCCTGCGGGGCAGCCAATTCATTGGCGCCGGTTATATGATTCCCAATATTCGCAGCAATGGCCGCACTGTCTGCACAAATCATGCTTGGGGTTCGGCTTTCCGGGGTTACGGATCTCCGCAGAGCCTGTTCGCAACCGAGGTATTGATGGATGAACTGGCGGAAAAACTAGGGCTGGATCCCTTTGAGCTGCGTTACAAAAACATTTACAGACCTGGTGATACTACTCCTACCGGCTGCGAGCCTGACGTACACAGTATGGTGGAGATAATGGATAAACTTAAGCCTCTCTATGATACAGCTAAGAAAAAGGCTGAAGCTGAATCCACTGCCGACAAGAAACGCGGCGTCGGCATCTCTCTCGGCGTCTACGGTGCCGGTCTGGATAACCCCGACGGTTCAGAGGCTTGGGCTGATTATACGGAAACCGGTGTCACAATTTTCAACGGTTGGGAAGATCACGGTCAAGGTGCGGATATGGGGACACTGGCTACTTCCCATGAGGCTTTGCTTCCCTTGGGAATTAAACCCGAACAAATAAAATTAGTCATGAATGACACCTCTAAAGTTCCCAACAGCGGACCTGCCGGTGGCAGTCGTTCGCAAGTAATGACCGGTAATGCCATTAAAATTGCTTGCGAAGAACTGTTAAAAGCAATTCAAAAACCCGATGGAACTTACCGAACCTATGCAGAACAGGTTGCAGCAGGGTTACCAACCCACTTTGTTGGCAAATATAACACTCCGGCCGGGTATAATGGCTGTGACCTCGAAACCGGACAAGGAGTCCCCTTTACCACTTATATGTATGCAGCGTTCCTCTCTGAAGTGGAAGTCGATGTCAAGACAGGTAAAACCAAGGTTCTTGGCATGAACGGAATATTTGATATTGGCACGCTTGCTAATAAGCTGGTCGTTGACGGGCAAATGTTTGGCGGAATGGTACAAGGTATTGGCTTGGCCCTCAGCGAAGATTTCGAAGATCTTAAAAAGCATATCGATCTGGTTAGCTGCGGCCTGCCCTTCATTAAAGACGTACCTGACAAACTTGTCGTCGATTATGTTATGACTCCAAGAGAACATGGTCCCTTCGGAGCCTCTGGTGCTGGTGAAGCACCCCTGACCTCTCCTCATGCTTCCATCATTAATGCAATTACAAACGCCTGCGGGGTAAGGATTACCAAGTTACCAGCCCTGCCTGAAAAAGTACTTGCCGGATTAAAGGCTCAGTAA
- a CDS encoding pyridine nucleotide-disulfide oxidoreductase/dicluster-binding protein, whose product MVTHTANIYKEVGAAMDQVELRRLESKCSQENPPACTAGCPIHVDVRKLMLAIQNQDWKSAASILQQKQPFPGIISRICDHPCEDVCKRKDVGATVAISNLERFCLENHAPKIANVGPVTPKSQTVAVVGSGLRGLTAAYDLARKGYIVTLFEKSDRLGGNLWKYPEQQLPAQVIENELSVLNRPNVTIERNTGITRQDLSQLKERFDALYIGFAAQSEDTLELLGENSRVDPISCTTPIAGVFAGGQLGNNSPINAVADGRRGAVSIDRYLQGASLTASRDREGAFESKLFVNVNKIPSLPAVPMSNEAGGYTGEEAVQEAARCLNCQCLECVKACRYLESFGGYPKKYLREIYNNESIVMGTRHANKMINSCTQCGLCAEVCPNDLDMGQVCLASRESMVRRGKMPPSAHDFALRDMAFSNSEQFALTRHQPGFNSSKYVFFPGCQLSGSSPEHVEKVYAYLTEQLAGGVGLMLRCCGAPAHWGGDQGQFQTSFEEMVLEWESLGKPKLIVACSTCHSMFREKLPEVISLWELMKDMDLSIRGAGANYGKVAVQDPCTTRYEQGIHEAVRHILLRLGYEIEELPYSKELTKCCGFGGLTAFANPGLAQQIVENRIKESTADYVAYCAMCRDRFAAHGKRTLHLLDLIFADDLQNAATRPNSGFSQRHEHRARLKRTLLHKFWQTPQEKERGYRAIKIICNEQISKLMEERLILIEDVQQVIEHAERTGRKFINPDNGIYLAYFRPARVTYWVEYQPQEDGFVVLNAYSHRMEIVEEVKP is encoded by the coding sequence GTGGTTACCCACACAGCAAATATTTATAAAGAAGTTGGTGCTGCTATGGATCAGGTTGAACTGAGAAGGCTAGAAAGTAAGTGTAGCCAAGAAAATCCTCCCGCTTGTACAGCTGGGTGTCCAATCCATGTGGATGTTCGTAAGCTGATGCTGGCCATTCAAAATCAAGACTGGAAAAGCGCCGCATCAATACTACAGCAGAAACAGCCCTTTCCGGGAATTATTAGCAGGATTTGTGACCATCCCTGTGAGGATGTGTGTAAACGTAAAGATGTTGGTGCAACCGTAGCTATTTCTAACTTAGAAAGATTCTGTCTGGAAAACCATGCTCCCAAAATTGCCAATGTCGGACCTGTTACCCCTAAAAGCCAGACCGTTGCGGTGGTTGGCAGTGGGTTAAGAGGCCTGACGGCAGCCTATGACCTAGCACGGAAAGGGTACATTGTTACTCTGTTTGAAAAATCAGATCGCTTGGGTGGGAACTTGTGGAAATATCCGGAGCAACAACTTCCAGCTCAGGTAATTGAGAACGAACTTTCAGTTTTGAACCGTCCAAATGTGACAATTGAGCGTAATACAGGAATAACCCGACAGGATTTGTCTCAACTTAAAGAACGGTTTGATGCTTTATATATTGGCTTTGCTGCTCAATCTGAAGACACCTTGGAACTGTTGGGTGAGAATAGCAGGGTCGACCCGATAAGCTGCACTACGCCAATTGCAGGCGTATTTGCCGGTGGACAACTTGGCAATAATTCCCCAATAAATGCTGTTGCTGATGGCCGGAGAGGTGCAGTATCTATCGACAGATACCTGCAAGGAGCCTCTCTAACTGCCTCCCGCGATCGCGAAGGGGCGTTCGAATCGAAACTATTCGTCAACGTGAACAAAATCCCATCCCTGCCTGCTGTACCCATGAGCAATGAAGCCGGGGGTTACACTGGCGAAGAAGCTGTCCAGGAAGCCGCCAGGTGCCTAAATTGTCAATGCCTTGAATGTGTGAAAGCTTGCAGATATTTAGAGTCTTTTGGTGGTTATCCCAAAAAATATTTGCGGGAAATATATAATAACGAATCTATCGTCATGGGCACACGCCACGCAAACAAGATGATTAATTCCTGCACGCAGTGTGGGCTGTGCGCTGAAGTATGTCCGAATGATCTAGACATGGGACAGGTTTGCCTTGCATCCCGGGAAAGTATGGTTAGGAGAGGGAAAATGCCTCCGTCCGCCCATGATTTTGCCCTGCGGGATATGGCTTTTAGTAACAGTGAACAATTTGCCTTGACTAGGCATCAACCAGGGTTCAATTCCAGCAAATATGTTTTCTTTCCCGGCTGCCAATTGAGCGGCTCATCTCCGGAACATGTGGAAAAAGTATATGCCTATTTAACAGAACAGCTTGCCGGAGGAGTAGGGCTGATGTTGCGCTGCTGTGGTGCTCCTGCGCATTGGGGTGGTGATCAGGGACAGTTTCAAACCAGCTTCGAGGAGATGGTTTTAGAATGGGAGAGCTTGGGTAAACCGAAGCTGATCGTAGCCTGTTCTACCTGTCACAGTATGTTTCGAGAAAAATTACCCGAAGTTATCTCTCTTTGGGAATTAATGAAAGATATGGATTTATCTATTCGAGGGGCCGGTGCAAATTACGGTAAAGTAGCTGTACAGGATCCCTGTACTACTAGATACGAACAAGGAATACATGAAGCAGTTCGCCATATCTTACTCAGGCTAGGTTATGAAATTGAAGAATTGCCTTATAGTAAAGAACTAACCAAGTGTTGCGGCTTTGGTGGCCTAACAGCCTTCGCCAATCCAGGACTTGCGCAGCAGATCGTTGAAAATAGGATAAAAGAAAGCACAGCGGACTATGTAGCCTACTGTGCTATGTGTAGAGACAGATTTGCTGCTCATGGTAAACGTACACTACATTTATTAGATCTCATTTTTGCTGATGATTTGCAAAATGCTGCTACCAGACCTAATTCGGGATTTTCTCAACGGCACGAGCATCGGGCAAGACTAAAAAGAACGTTACTGCATAAGTTCTGGCAAACACCGCAGGAAAAGGAAAGGGGTTACAGGGCTATAAAAATAATATGTAATGAACAAATAAGTAAGCTTATGGAAGAAAGACTAATTTTAATCGAAGATGTTCAGCAGGTAATAGAACATGCGGAACGCACGGGAAGAAAATTTATCAACCCGGATAACGGAATCTATTTAGCCTATTTTCGCCCAGCCAGAGTGACATATTGGGTTGAATACCAACCTCAGGAGGATGGTTTTGTAGTCTTGAACGCATATAGCCACCGGATGGAAATTGTCGAGGAAGTGAAGCCATGA
- a CDS encoding DVU_1557 family redox protein, which yields MNKTANLPPKPVWKCGKCGGELKRGTVKISYLGNDLRVEELKCLSCDLVLITEDLALGKMFEVEQSLEDK from the coding sequence ATGAATAAGACAGCAAATCTGCCGCCCAAACCCGTATGGAAGTGCGGGAAATGTGGTGGTGAACTAAAGCGTGGTACAGTAAAAATATCCTATCTGGGTAATGATCTTAGAGTTGAAGAACTAAAATGTTTGAGCTGTGACTTGGTTCTGATTACCGAAGACTTAGCTTTAGGCAAAATGTTTGAAGTAGAACAAAGCCTTGAGGATAAGTAG
- a CDS encoding DVU_1555 family C-GCAxxG-C-C protein, with product MAVDVFRMFQLATQGFCCSQIMLILGLDELGKENPDLIKAMQGLCGGIGRSGKTCGAFTGGACLIGLNVGKGTPPENSHPKINRMINELLEWFEEAHGSIDCEGILDHSLGEGSEYPVQCGNIVATTFSKVNEILAAYAEDPESLDED from the coding sequence ATGGCGGTCGATGTCTTTCGTATGTTTCAATTAGCTACTCAGGGATTTTGCTGTAGCCAAATTATGTTAATCCTAGGTTTAGATGAACTAGGAAAAGAAAACCCCGACTTAATTAAAGCAATGCAGGGTTTGTGTGGTGGAATAGGCAGGTCGGGAAAAACCTGTGGTGCATTTACCGGGGGGGCATGTTTAATTGGTTTAAACGTTGGGAAGGGAACCCCCCCTGAAAATAGTCACCCTAAGATTAACCGTATGATCAATGAATTGCTGGAGTGGTTTGAAGAGGCCCACGGCAGCATTGATTGTGAGGGAATCTTAGATCACTCTCTAGGTGAGGGAAGTGAGTACCCTGTCCAATGCGGCAATATTGTGGCAACAACCTTCAGTAAAGTAAATGAGATTTTGGCGGCCTATGCAGAAGACCCCGAGTCGTTGGATGAGGATTAA
- the trsM gene encoding DVU_1556 family methyltransferase gives MRIKTVEKDAKAVFKLYESEVLRQSAGDTLRPGGFYLTDLGVKCCNFPSGARVLDVGCGSGATVERLVSVYGLQAIGLDSSELLLESGIKKNPSLNLIRGLGEDLPFPAQHMDGVFAECALSVMEDMDQVLKEIFRVLKPSGWLVISDVYARNPNGLQGLQELKLDSCIRRALPKESLINKLGGQGFHLVNWMDHTNLLTQLTVDIIMTHGSMSNFWLKTSSCSCSGSDSGSVDPILVQSALKQAKMGYFQLIARKDAAGAERDSKW, from the coding sequence ATGAGGATTAAAACTGTGGAAAAAGATGCAAAGGCAGTCTTCAAACTATATGAGAGTGAGGTCTTGCGCCAAAGCGCAGGGGATACCCTGAGACCGGGCGGCTTTTATTTAACCGATTTGGGAGTAAAATGCTGTAATTTCCCCTCGGGTGCTCGAGTTTTAGATGTGGGCTGCGGCAGTGGAGCAACGGTGGAACGCTTGGTTTCTGTATATGGACTCCAGGCCATAGGGTTAGATTCTTCAGAGCTGCTGCTGGAGAGCGGAATTAAGAAGAATCCGAGTTTAAACCTGATTCGAGGACTGGGAGAAGATCTCCCTTTTCCTGCTCAGCATATGGACGGAGTATTTGCTGAATGTGCCTTGTCCGTAATGGAAGATATGGATCAAGTTCTAAAGGAAATTTTTCGTGTGCTCAAACCATCTGGGTGGTTAGTCATCAGCGATGTGTACGCTAGAAATCCTAACGGTCTCCAAGGTCTTCAAGAGCTTAAGCTCGACTCCTGTATCCGCAGAGCACTGCCTAAGGAGTCCTTAATCAATAAGCTCGGCGGACAAGGGTTTCACCTTGTTAATTGGATGGATCATACGAACCTATTGACCCAACTAACGGTTGATATAATCATGACTCATGGCTCCATGAGCAATTTTTGGCTTAAGACTTCATCATGCTCATGCTCAGGTTCGGACTCAGGCTCAGTTGATCCTATCCTTGTTCAATCGGCACTTAAGCAAGCCAAGATGGGATATTTTCAACTGATCGCCCGAAAAGATGCTGCTGGAGCAGAGAGGGATAGCAAATGGTAA
- the trsS gene encoding radical SAM (seleno)protein TrsS encodes MVRIDECLISTNEKNTESLCPECLQRIPAQRVVQGETVYLVKRCPEHGEYRTLLWRGSPQWDSWLRPTIPTPPRECFTQVERGCPFDCGLCKEHYKTTCTALLEVTQRCNLNCRVCFANAGTELDEPSLAVIEGWYKKVLAASGPVNIQLSGGEPTLRNDLPEIVEMGRELGFNFIQLNTNGLRLAEDPGFVRELKEAGLSSVFLQFDGTEDSIYQTIRGRKLLEVKAKAIESCARHEIGVVLVPTLIPGINTHNIGGILRFALENHPSVRGVHFQPVSYFGRILKEPLDSDRITLPEVIQAIEEQTDGLIKAASLKPHNGRCSFSGNFIRQTDGSMQPVINNSCCNGPERADELARKTRTFVARQWSGAETSKNQPPSTNSWDNIIRQLKTYAFSISGMAFQDVWNLDIERLKNCCIHVVSPEGKLIPFCAYNLTDKLGHPIYRRER; translated from the coding sequence ATGGTAAGAATAGACGAATGTTTGATATCCACAAACGAAAAAAATACTGAGAGTTTATGTCCGGAATGCCTGCAGAGGATTCCTGCGCAGCGAGTGGTTCAAGGAGAAACGGTCTATCTGGTAAAACGTTGTCCTGAACATGGAGAGTATCGGACGTTGCTTTGGCGTGGCAGTCCTCAGTGGGATTCATGGCTCAGGCCAACCATTCCAACTCCCCCCAGGGAATGTTTTACCCAGGTTGAGAGAGGCTGTCCTTTTGATTGCGGCTTATGTAAGGAGCATTATAAGACGACTTGTACAGCTTTACTGGAGGTTACCCAGCGTTGTAACCTGAATTGCCGAGTTTGTTTTGCCAATGCAGGAACTGAGCTTGATGAGCCTTCCCTTGCCGTAATAGAAGGGTGGTATAAGAAGGTTCTTGCTGCTAGTGGTCCTGTCAATATCCAGTTATCCGGCGGCGAGCCAACCCTTAGAAACGATCTGCCGGAAATTGTGGAGATGGGAAGAGAATTAGGCTTCAACTTTATCCAGCTAAACACGAATGGTTTGCGTCTGGCTGAAGATCCTGGCTTTGTAAGGGAATTAAAGGAGGCGGGACTTAGCTCCGTATTCTTGCAATTTGACGGTACGGAAGATTCGATTTATCAGACAATCAGAGGCCGTAAGCTTTTAGAGGTTAAAGCCAAGGCGATAGAAAGCTGTGCTCGTCATGAGATTGGGGTGGTTCTAGTACCGACCTTGATCCCGGGGATAAACACTCACAATATCGGAGGAATCCTTAGGTTTGCCTTAGAAAATCACCCCTCTGTCAGAGGAGTACACTTTCAGCCTGTCAGCTATTTCGGAAGAATTCTCAAAGAGCCCTTGGACTCAGATCGGATCACCCTCCCGGAAGTCATTCAAGCTATCGAAGAACAGACGGATGGGCTAATCAAAGCAGCCAGTCTGAAACCCCATAATGGCCGCTGCTCTTTTAGTGGAAATTTTATCCGTCAGACGGATGGAAGTATGCAGCCGGTTATCAACAATTCCTGTTGTAACGGACCGGAGCGGGCAGATGAGTTAGCTCGAAAAACAAGGACCTTTGTAGCCCGCCAATGGTCAGGAGCAGAAACGTCAAAGAATCAGCCGCCAAGCACGAACTCATGGGACAATATAATCCGCCAGCTGAAAACCTATGCTTTTTCCATCAGCGGCATGGCCTTTCAAGATGTCTGGAATCTAGATATCGAACGGTTAAAAAATTGTTGTA